A DNA window from Pseudomonas sp. B21-056 contains the following coding sequences:
- the prfB gene encoding peptide chain release factor 2 (programmed frameshift), whose product MEINPILNTIKDLSERSETIRGYLDYDQKHERLTEVNRELEDPSVWNNPSYAQELGRERSALAQIVETLDELSSGLADCRDLLDMAVEENDEGAVGDVVAELTRLDEALAKLEFRRMFSGEMDMNNAYLDIQAGSGGTEAQDWANILLRMYLRWADKRGFDATIMELSAGEVAGIKGATVHIKGEYAFGWLRTEIGVHRLVRKSPFDSGNRRHTSFSAVFVSPEIDDNIEIEINPADLRIDTYRSSGAGGQHVNTTDSAVRITHVPTNTVVSCQNERSQHANKDTAMKMLRARLYEQEVQKRNAASQALEDTKSDIGWGHQIRSYVLDASRIKDLRTNIERSDCDKVLDGDIDEYLEASLKQGL is encoded by the exons ATGGAAATCAACCCGATCCTTAACACCATCAAGGACCTGTCCGAGCGCTCCGAAACTATTCGGGGGTATCTT GACTACGATCAAAAGCATGAGCGTCTGACCGAGGTCAACCGCGAGCTTGAAGATCCGAGTGTCTGGAACAACCCTTCGTACGCCCAGGAGCTGGGCCGCGAGCGCTCTGCGCTGGCGCAGATCGTCGAGACCCTGGATGAATTGTCCAGCGGCCTGGCCGATTGCCGCGACCTGCTGGACATGGCTGTCGAAGAAAACGATGAAGGCGCGGTCGGCGATGTCGTTGCCGAGCTGACGCGCCTCGACGAGGCCCTGGCCAAGCTGGAATTCCGTCGCATGTTCAGCGGCGAGATGGACATGAACAACGCCTACCTGGACATCCAGGCCGGTTCCGGCGGCACCGAAGCCCAGGACTGGGCCAACATCCTGCTGCGCATGTACCTGCGCTGGGCCGACAAACGCGGTTTCGACGCGACCATCATGGAACTGTCGGCCGGTGAAGTCGCCGGGATCAAGGGCGCCACCGTGCACATCAAGGGCGAATACGCCTTTGGCTGGCTGCGTACCGAAATCGGCGTGCACCGCCTGGTGCGCAAGAGCCCGTTCGACTCCGGCAACCGTCGGCACACCTCGTTCTCGGCGGTGTTCGTATCGCCGGAAATCGATGACAACATCGAAATCGAGATCAACCCGGCGGACCTGCGCATCGACACCTACCGTTCTTCGGGTGCCGGTGGCCAGCACGTCAACACCACCGACTCGGCCGTACGGATCACCCACGTACCGACCAACACCGTGGTCAGTTGCCAGAACGAGCGTTCCCAGCACGCCAACAAAGACACCGCGATGAAGATGCTCCGCGCGCGCCTGTACGAGCAGGAAGTGCAGAAGCGCAACGCGGCGTCCCAGGCGCTGGAAGACACCAAGTCGGACATCGGTTGGGGTCACCAAATCCGCTCGTACGTGCTCGACGCTTCTCGCATCAAGGACCTGCGTACCAATATCGAACGCAGCGACTGCGACAAGGTGCTGGACGGCGACATCGACGAATACCTGGAAGCGAGCCTCAAGCAAGGGCTGTAA
- the lysS gene encoding lysine--tRNA ligase, giving the protein MSDLELDPQALQQEENSLIALRKEKLAAERNKGQAFPNDFRRDAYCDALQKKYADKTKEELAEAAIPVKVAGRIMLDRGSFLVIQDMTGRIQVYVNRKTLPEETLAAVKSWDLGDIIAAEGTLARSGKGDLYVEMTSVRLLTKSLRPLPDKHHGLTDTEQRYRQRYVDLIVNEDVRQTFRVRSQVIAHIRSFLMKRDFLEVETPMLQTIPGGAAAKPFETHHNALDMEMFLRIAPELYLKRLVVGGFEKVFEINRNFRNEGVSTRHNPEFTMLEFYQAYADYEDNMDLTEELFRELAQLVLGTTDVPYGDKVFHFGEPFVRLSVFDSILKYNPELTADDLNDIDKARAIAKKAGAKVLGFEGLGKLQVMIFEELVEHKLEQPHFITQYPFEVSPLARRNDENPNVTDRFELFIGGREIANAYSELNDAEDQAERFMAQVADKDAGDDEAMHYDADFVRALEYGMPPTAGEGIGIDRLVMLLTNSPSIRDVILFPHMRPQA; this is encoded by the coding sequence ATGAGCGACCTAGAACTCGACCCGCAAGCCCTGCAACAGGAAGAAAACTCCCTGATCGCCCTGCGCAAGGAAAAGCTTGCCGCCGAGCGCAACAAGGGCCAGGCCTTCCCCAACGACTTCCGCCGCGACGCGTACTGTGACGCCCTGCAGAAGAAGTACGCGGACAAGACCAAGGAAGAGCTGGCCGAGGCGGCGATTCCAGTCAAGGTGGCCGGTCGTATCATGCTCGATCGTGGTTCGTTCCTGGTGATCCAGGACATGACCGGTCGCATCCAGGTCTACGTCAACCGCAAGACCCTGCCGGAAGAAACCCTGGCCGCCGTCAAGAGCTGGGACCTGGGCGACATCATCGCCGCTGAAGGCACCCTGGCCCGTTCCGGCAAGGGTGACCTGTACGTCGAAATGACCAGCGTGCGCCTGCTGACCAAGTCCCTGCGCCCGCTGCCGGACAAGCACCACGGCCTGACCGACACCGAGCAGCGCTACCGCCAGCGCTACGTCGACCTGATCGTCAACGAAGACGTGCGCCAGACCTTCCGCGTGCGCTCCCAGGTGATCGCCCACATCCGCAGCTTCCTGATGAAGCGCGACTTCCTGGAAGTCGAGACGCCGATGCTGCAGACCATCCCCGGCGGCGCGGCGGCCAAGCCGTTCGAAACCCACCACAATGCCCTGGACATGGAAATGTTCCTGCGTATCGCGCCGGAGCTGTACCTCAAGCGCCTGGTGGTCGGTGGGTTTGAAAAGGTCTTCGAGATCAACCGCAACTTCCGTAACGAAGGCGTTTCGACCCGGCACAACCCCGAGTTCACCATGCTCGAGTTCTACCAGGCCTACGCCGACTACGAAGACAACATGGACCTGACCGAGGAACTGTTCCGCGAGCTGGCGCAGCTGGTTCTCGGCACCACCGACGTGCCATACGGCGACAAGGTGTTCCACTTCGGCGAGCCTTTCGTGCGCCTGTCGGTGTTCGACTCGATCCTCAAGTACAACCCTGAACTGACCGCCGACGACCTCAACGACATCGACAAGGCCCGTGCCATCGCCAAGAAGGCCGGTGCCAAGGTGCTCGGCTTCGAAGGCCTGGGCAAGTTGCAGGTGATGATTTTCGAAGAGCTGGTGGAGCACAAGCTGGAGCAGCCGCACTTCATTACCCAGTACCCGTTCGAAGTGTCGCCGCTGGCGCGCCGCAACGATGAAAACCCGAACGTGACCGACCGCTTCGAGTTGTTCATCGGCGGCCGCGAAATCGCCAACGCCTACTCCGAGCTCAATGACGCCGAGGACCAGGCCGAGCGCTTCATGGCCCAGGTGGCCGACAAGGACGCCGGTGACGACGAAGCCATGCACTACGATGCCGATTTCGTCCGCGCCCTCGAGTACGGCATGCCGCCTACGGCCGGCGAAGGCATCGGCATCGATCGCCTGGTGATGTTGCTGACCAACTCACCGTCGATCCGGGATGTGATCCTCTTCCCGCACATGCGGCCTCAAGCGTAA
- a CDS encoding TetR/AcrR family transcriptional regulator — translation MSPEGAAGVATAVAESVQYQGRKASRQGSEQRRQEILDAAMRIVVRDGVRAVRHRAVAAEAGVPLSATTYYFKDIDDLLTDTFAQYVERSAAFMAKLWANNEGLLREMVAYGDGSPGSRSQLADDIARMTADYVQHQLDSRRDYLMAEQAFRQEALLNPRLAELVRSHQQILLHGTCQFFQVLGSREPQQDAKVLTAIIGRMEYQGLLNGTEPVADEDMLGILTRYMHLVLASV, via the coding sequence ATGTCTCCAGAAGGTGCAGCGGGCGTCGCCACTGCAGTCGCTGAAAGTGTTCAGTACCAGGGCCGCAAGGCGAGCCGACAGGGCAGTGAGCAGCGTCGCCAGGAGATTCTCGATGCGGCCATGCGCATTGTGGTGCGCGATGGCGTGCGGGCCGTGCGACACCGGGCAGTGGCCGCCGAAGCGGGCGTGCCGTTGTCGGCCACCACCTATTACTTCAAGGACATCGATGACCTGCTCACCGATACCTTCGCCCAGTACGTCGAGCGCAGCGCGGCGTTCATGGCCAAACTGTGGGCCAACAACGAAGGTTTGCTGCGGGAAATGGTCGCCTACGGGGATGGCAGCCCCGGATCCCGCTCGCAACTGGCGGACGACATTGCCCGGATGACCGCCGACTATGTGCAGCATCAACTGGACAGCCGTCGCGACTATCTGATGGCCGAGCAGGCCTTCCGCCAGGAAGCACTGCTCAACCCGCGCCTGGCGGAACTGGTGCGTTCGCACCAGCAGATCCTGCTGCACGGCACCTGTCAGTTTTTCCAGGTGTTGGGCTCCCGTGAACCGCAACAGGATGCCAAAGTGTTGACGGCGATTATCGGTCGGATGGAATATCAGGGCTTGCTCAATGGTACCGAGCCTGTCGCTGACGAGGACATGCTTGGCATTTTGACCCGCTACATGCACCTGGTATTGGCGTCTGTCTGA
- a CDS encoding flavohemoglobin expression-modulating QEGLA motif protein, which yields MDDYQQTIRTLSDRIVLAQTPIRILDAVKWDENIRKGFLKAKGKELPAVDRDYYLNRPLSFDSSKVKLEFQNIERDITRQLGQFNPVGQIMRRMCKEYRMVVRMLEARGTEDFGLISQELYGAASDAFHAGDPTLSDLGLMLSDYLNNIDGRGDLKDEPKVLSAKEAVGLLQHRLNRVFGEAEETIRVFESDGIVADAAAGADYIKIRADAMFNERDVRALEVHEGLVHVGTTLNGLNQPICTFLSKGPPSSTVTQEGLAILMEIITFASYPSRLRKLTNRTRAIHMVEEGADFLQVFEFFREQGFEMAESYGNASRVFRGSVPTGLPFTKDLSYLKGFIMVYNYIQLAVRKGKLEQVPLLFCGKTTLEDMRTLRQLVDEGLVVPPKYLPDQFRDMNALSAWMCFSNFLNHLSLDRIEADYSNIL from the coding sequence GTGGACGATTACCAGCAGACGATACGCACCTTGTCCGATCGCATAGTGCTGGCGCAGACGCCGATTCGCATTCTCGACGCGGTGAAATGGGACGAGAACATCCGCAAGGGGTTTCTCAAGGCCAAGGGCAAGGAACTGCCTGCCGTGGACCGTGACTATTACCTCAACCGGCCGCTGTCCTTCGATTCCAGCAAAGTGAAGCTGGAGTTCCAGAACATCGAGCGTGACATCACCCGTCAGCTCGGGCAGTTCAACCCGGTTGGCCAGATCATGCGCCGCATGTGCAAGGAATACCGCATGGTGGTGCGCATGCTCGAAGCGCGCGGCACCGAGGACTTCGGGCTGATTTCCCAGGAACTCTACGGCGCCGCCTCCGACGCCTTCCATGCCGGCGACCCGACCTTGTCCGACCTGGGCCTGATGCTGTCCGATTACTTGAATAACATCGACGGTCGTGGCGATTTGAAGGACGAACCCAAGGTCCTCAGTGCCAAGGAAGCCGTCGGCCTGTTGCAGCACCGCCTCAACCGGGTTTTCGGCGAAGCCGAGGAAACCATCCGGGTGTTCGAGTCCGACGGGATCGTCGCGGACGCGGCGGCGGGTGCCGACTACATCAAGATCCGCGCCGACGCGATGTTCAACGAACGGGACGTGCGAGCCCTGGAGGTCCATGAAGGCCTGGTGCACGTTGGCACGACCCTCAACGGCTTGAACCAGCCGATCTGCACGTTCCTGTCCAAGGGCCCGCCCTCGTCCACCGTGACCCAGGAAGGCCTGGCGATCCTGATGGAAATCATCACCTTCGCCTCGTACCCGAGCCGCCTGCGCAAACTGACCAACCGCACCCGGGCCATCCATATGGTCGAGGAGGGCGCCGACTTCTTGCAGGTCTTCGAGTTCTTCCGCGAGCAGGGCTTTGAAATGGCCGAAAGCTACGGCAACGCCAGCCGGGTTTTCCGTGGCTCGGTGCCGACCGGCCTGCCATTCACCAAAGACTTGTCCTACCTCAAGGGCTTCATCATGGTTTACAACTACATTCAGCTGGCCGTGCGCAAAGGCAAGCTGGAGCAGGTGCCGCTGCTGTTCTGCGGCAAGACCACCCTTGAGGACATGCGCACCCTGCGGCAACTGGTGGACGAAGGCCTGGTGGTGCCGCCCAAGTACCTGCCCGACCAGTTCCGCGACATGAACGCGCTGTCGGCCTGGATGTGTTTCTCCAACTTCCTGAACCACCTGAGCCTGGACCGGATCGAAGCGGATTATTCCAATATCCTGTAA
- a CDS encoding alpha/beta hydrolase has product MRTLGIFCLLLALSGCSSLLFYPERGQPFTPERARLEYRDVTLLTADGLKLHGWWLPVKQGVEVKGTVLHLHGNGGNLAWHLGGSWWLPEQGYQVLMVDYRGYGLSEGEASLPAIYQDIDAAFKWLDQAPQVQGKPLVLLGQSLGGALAVHYLVDHPQRQRQLKALVLDGVPASYRDVGRFALSTSWLTWAFQVPLSWLVPDGDSAIGSIAQLSGVPKLIYHSLDDPIVPLSNGIRLYQAAPPPRVLQLTRGGHVQTFADPVWRTVMLRYLDDPQHFDGLRRLGEVPNYPKSPVESPESPQ; this is encoded by the coding sequence ATGCGAACCCTCGGCATCTTTTGCCTGCTGCTGGCCCTGAGCGGTTGCAGTTCGCTGTTGTTCTACCCCGAACGCGGCCAGCCCTTCACCCCGGAGCGGGCGCGGCTCGAATACCGTGACGTCACCCTGCTGACCGCCGATGGCCTGAAGCTCCATGGCTGGTGGCTACCGGTCAAGCAAGGTGTCGAGGTCAAGGGCACGGTGCTGCATCTGCACGGTAACGGCGGCAACCTCGCCTGGCACCTGGGCGGCAGTTGGTGGTTGCCGGAGCAGGGCTATCAGGTGCTGATGGTCGACTATCGCGGTTACGGCTTGTCCGAAGGCGAGGCGAGCCTGCCGGCGATCTACCAGGACATCGACGCGGCCTTCAAATGGCTTGACCAGGCGCCGCAGGTCCAGGGCAAACCGCTGGTGTTGCTCGGCCAGAGCCTGGGCGGCGCGCTGGCGGTGCATTACCTGGTCGATCATCCGCAGCGCCAGCGGCAACTCAAGGCCCTGGTGCTCGACGGCGTGCCCGCCAGTTATCGCGACGTCGGCCGTTTTGCCTTGAGCACATCGTGGCTGACCTGGGCCTTCCAGGTGCCGTTGTCCTGGCTGGTGCCCGACGGCGACAGCGCCATCGGCTCCATCGCGCAGTTGAGTGGCGTGCCGAAATTGATCTACCACAGCCTGGACGATCCTATCGTGCCGCTTTCCAACGGCATCCGTCTGTATCAAGCTGCGCCACCGCCCCGGGTCCTGCAACTGACCCGCGGCGGGCACGTGCAGACGTTCGCCGACCCGGTCTGGCGAACCGTGATGCTGCGCTACCTCGACGACCCGCAACACTTCGACGGGCTGCGCCGCCTGGGCGAGGTCCCGAACTACCCGAAATCACCTGTTGAATCTCCAGAGAGCCCGCAATGA
- a CDS encoding OmpA family protein, giving the protein MHKHLMMPALLAACVTLAACSHDPNANLEQARTNYNGLQADPAATKVAALETKDAADFLAKADKAYLDREDEAKVDQLAYLTNQRVEVAKQTIALRTAEMELKNAGDERARALLDARNAQIKQLQDSLNAKQTERGTLVTFGDVLFATNQSELRSSGLVNVNKLAQFLQENPDRKVIIEGYTDSTGSDSYNQSLSDRRASSVRTALVKMGVDPARIVTQGYGKEFPVADNTSVSGRAMNRRVEVTISNDNQPVAPRGTMSAN; this is encoded by the coding sequence ATGCACAAACATTTGATGATGCCCGCCCTGCTCGCTGCCTGCGTGACCCTGGCCGCTTGCTCCCACGACCCGAACGCGAACCTGGAACAGGCCCGCACCAACTACAACGGCCTGCAGGCTGACCCGGCGGCGACCAAGGTGGCCGCGCTGGAAACCAAGGACGCCGCCGATTTCCTGGCCAAGGCCGACAAGGCCTATCTGGACAGGGAAGACGAAGCCAAAGTCGACCAGTTGGCCTACCTGACCAACCAGCGTGTCGAAGTGGCCAAGCAGACCATTGCCCTGCGCACCGCCGAGATGGAACTGAAAAACGCCGGCGACGAACGCGCCCGTGCCTTGCTCGACGCCCGCAACGCGCAGATCAAGCAATTGCAGGACAGCCTCAACGCCAAGCAGACTGAACGCGGCACCCTGGTGACCTTCGGCGACGTGCTGTTTGCCACCAACCAGTCCGAGCTGCGCTCCAGCGGCCTGGTCAACGTGAATAAACTGGCCCAGTTCCTCCAGGAAAACCCCGACCGCAAGGTGATCATCGAGGGCTACACCGACAGCACCGGTTCGGATTCCTATAACCAGTCGCTGTCCGACCGCCGCGCCAGCTCCGTGCGCACCGCCCTGGTGAAAATGGGCGTCGACCCGGCCCGCATCGTGACCCAGGGTTACGGCAAGGAGTTTCCCGTTGCCGACAACACCTCCGTCTCGGGCCGTGCCATGAACCGTCGGGTGGAAGTCACCATTTCCAACGACAACCAACCGGTTGCGCCGCGTGGAACCATGAGCGCCAACTGA
- a CDS encoding DUF4398 domain-containing protein translates to MELKPMNTCTAKPSFNGLRGLKLAALAIGSSFILAGCAGNPPSEQYAVTQSAVNSAVSAGGTEYAAVEMKSAQDKLKQAELAMHDKKYDEAKRLAEQAEWDARVAERKAQAAKAEQALKDSQKGVQELRQEGMNKVVQ, encoded by the coding sequence ATGGAGTTGAAGCCTATGAATACCTGCACTGCCAAACCCTCATTCAACGGCCTGCGCGGTCTGAAGTTGGCTGCCCTGGCCATCGGTAGCAGCTTCATCCTCGCCGGTTGCGCCGGCAATCCACCCTCGGAGCAGTACGCGGTGACGCAATCGGCCGTCAACAGCGCGGTCAGCGCCGGCGGTACCGAATACGCCGCGGTGGAAATGAAGTCGGCTCAGGACAAGCTCAAGCAAGCCGAGCTGGCCATGCATGACAAGAAATACGACGAAGCCAAGCGTCTGGCCGAACAGGCCGAGTGGGACGCCCGCGTCGCCGAGCGCAAGGCCCAGGCCGCCAAAGCCGAACAGGCACTCAAGGACTCCCAGAAAGGGGTTCAGGAATTGCGTCAGGAAGGCATGAACAAGGTGGTTCAGTAA
- a CDS encoding pilin assembly protein, which translates to MKIRELAQHWEENAKGHLTQTGYTIHLDMEAAARLAAICDMYPKRQPEELLGELIGAALEELEASFPYIKGSQVVATDEEGDPLYEDVGPTPRFLALSRRHLHELCSQNDKSKH; encoded by the coding sequence ATGAAAATCCGTGAGCTTGCCCAGCATTGGGAAGAGAACGCCAAGGGTCACCTGACCCAGACCGGCTACACCATCCACCTGGACATGGAAGCCGCCGCACGCCTTGCCGCGATCTGCGACATGTACCCCAAGCGCCAGCCCGAGGAACTGCTCGGCGAACTGATCGGCGCGGCCCTGGAGGAACTGGAAGCGAGCTTCCCGTACATCAAGGGCTCCCAAGTGGTCGCCACCGATGAAGAAGGCGATCCGCTGTACGAAGACGTCGGCCCGACGCCACGTTTTCTCGCCCTGTCCCGTCGTCACTTGCATGAACTCTGTTCACAGAACGACAAGTCGAAACACTGA
- the ppc gene encoding phosphoenolpyruvate carboxylase — protein sequence MTDIDARLREDVHLLGELLGNTIREQYGDRFLDKIEQIRKGAKADRRGSVAAELSASLNQLSEDELLPVARAFNQFLNLANIAEQYQLIHRREESQPAPFEARVLPELLARLRAEGHAAESLARQLGRLEIELVLTAHPTEVARRTLIQKYDAIAAQLAAQDHRDLTSAERAQIHERLQRLIAEAWHTEEIRRTRPTPVDEAKWGFAVIEHSLWQAIPNYLRKADQALHAATGLRLPLEAAPIRFASWMGGDRDGNPNVTAAVTREVLLLARWMAADLYLRDVDQLAADLSMQKASEALRAQAGDSAEPYRAVLKQLRERLRATRNWAQASLKATTPASADVLQNNRELLDPLELCYQSLHDCGMGVIADGPLLDCLRRAVTFGLFLVRLDVRQDSTRHTAAMTEITDYLGLGRYEEWNEEQRIGFLLDELNNRRPLLPANFTPSADTAEVLATCREVAAAPAASLGSYVISMAGAASDVLAVQLLLKEAGVLRPMRVVPLFETLADLDNAGPVIERLLLLPGYRARLQGPQEVMIGYSDSAKDAGTTAAAWAQYRAQERLVEICREQQVELLLFHGRGGTVGRGGGPAHAAILSQPPGSVAGRFRTTEQGEMIRFKFGLPDIAEQNLNLYLAAVLEATLLPPPPPTPEWRHLMDELAADGVNAYRAVVRENPQFVEYFRQSTPEQELGRLPLGSRPAKRRAGGIESLRAIPWIFGWTQTRLMLPAWLGWETALGKALERGEGELLGQMREQWPFFRTRIDMLEMVLAKADADIARSYDERLVEPALRPLGVHLRDLLSQACSVVLGLTGQSQLLAHSPETLEFIRLRNTYLDPLHLLQAELLARSRQQDVAQGSPVEQALLVSVAGIAAGLRNTG from the coding sequence ATGACCGATATCGATGCCCGCTTGCGCGAGGATGTCCACCTGCTCGGCGAGCTGCTGGGCAACACCATCCGCGAACAGTACGGGGACAGGTTTCTCGACAAGATCGAGCAGATCCGCAAGGGCGCCAAGGCCGATCGACGCGGCTCCGTGGCTGCCGAACTCAGTGCCAGTCTCAACCAGTTGAGCGAAGACGAACTGCTGCCGGTGGCGCGGGCGTTCAACCAGTTTCTCAACCTGGCGAACATTGCCGAGCAGTATCAGCTCATCCACCGCCGCGAAGAATCGCAGCCGGCGCCATTCGAGGCGCGGGTGTTGCCGGAGTTGCTCGCCCGGTTGCGCGCCGAAGGCCATGCCGCCGAGTCCCTGGCGCGGCAACTGGGGCGCCTGGAGATCGAGCTGGTGCTCACCGCTCACCCCACCGAAGTGGCCCGCCGCACCCTCATCCAGAAATACGACGCCATCGCCGCGCAACTGGCGGCCCAGGATCACCGCGACCTGACCAGTGCCGAACGAGCGCAGATCCATGAGCGCCTGCAACGGTTGATCGCCGAAGCCTGGCACACCGAGGAAATCCGTCGCACCCGGCCGACCCCGGTGGACGAGGCCAAGTGGGGCTTCGCGGTGATCGAGCATTCGCTGTGGCAGGCCATTCCCAATTACCTGCGCAAGGCCGACCAGGCCCTGCACGCCGCCACCGGGCTGCGCCTGCCACTGGAAGCGGCGCCGATTCGCTTTGCTTCGTGGATGGGCGGTGACCGCGACGGCAACCCGAATGTCACCGCCGCGGTGACCCGTGAAGTGCTGTTGCTGGCGCGCTGGATGGCGGCGGACCTGTATTTGCGCGACGTCGATCAACTGGCCGCCGACCTGTCCATGCAGAAGGCCAGCGAGGCCTTACGGGCCCAGGCCGGTGACAGCGCCGAACCCTACCGTGCGGTGCTCAAGCAACTGCGCGAACGCCTGCGCGCCACGCGCAACTGGGCTCAGGCGTCGTTGAAAGCCACCACGCCGGCCAGCGCCGACGTATTGCAGAACAACCGCGAACTGCTCGATCCCCTGGAGTTGTGCTACCAGTCGCTGCACGACTGCGGCATGGGCGTGATCGCCGATGGGCCGCTGCTCGATTGCCTGCGCCGGGCGGTGACCTTCGGCTTGTTCCTGGTGCGGCTCGACGTGCGCCAGGATTCCACCCGGCACACGGCGGCCATGACTGAAATCACCGATTACCTGGGGCTGGGCCGTTACGAGGAGTGGAACGAGGAACAGCGCATCGGCTTCTTGCTGGATGAGCTGAATAATCGCCGGCCGTTGCTGCCGGCGAATTTCACGCCATCGGCCGATACGGCGGAAGTCCTGGCCACCTGTCGGGAGGTCGCGGCGGCGCCGGCGGCGTCCCTCGGCTCCTATGTGATTTCCATGGCCGGCGCGGCTTCCGATGTGCTGGCGGTACAACTGCTACTGAAAGAGGCCGGTGTGCTGCGGCCGATGCGGGTGGTGCCGCTGTTCGAAACCCTGGCCGACCTGGACAACGCCGGGCCGGTGATCGAGCGGCTGTTGCTGCTGCCGGGTTATCGCGCACGCCTGCAGGGGCCCCAGGAAGTGATGATCGGCTATTCCGATTCGGCCAAGGACGCCGGCACCACGGCGGCGGCCTGGGCACAGTATCGGGCCCAGGAACGGCTGGTGGAGATCTGCCGCGAGCAGCAGGTCGAACTGCTGCTGTTCCACGGTCGTGGTGGCACCGTCGGCCGTGGCGGCGGTCCGGCCCACGCGGCAATTCTGTCCCAGCCACCGGGATCGGTGGCGGGACGTTTCCGTACCACCGAGCAGGGCGAAATGATTCGTTTCAAATTCGGCCTGCCAGACATCGCCGAACAGAACCTCAACCTGTACCTCGCGGCCGTGCTGGAAGCGACCCTGCTGCCTCCGCCGCCACCGACGCCCGAATGGCGCCACCTGATGGATGAGCTGGCGGCCGACGGCGTCAATGCCTACCGCGCCGTGGTGCGGGAAAACCCGCAGTTCGTCGAGTACTTCCGCCAATCCACCCCGGAGCAGGAACTGGGGCGCCTGCCCCTGGGCAGCCGGCCGGCCAAGCGCCGGGCCGGGGGTATCGAAAGCCTGCGGGCGATTCCGTGGATTTTCGGCTGGACCCAGACCCGCCTGATGCTCCCGGCCTGGCTCGGCTGGGAAACCGCCCTGGGCAAGGCCCTGGAGCGGGGCGAGGGCGAGTTGCTGGGGCAGATGCGCGAGCAATGGCCGTTCTTCCGTACCCGCATCGACATGCTGGAAATGGTGTTGGCTAAGGCTGATGCCGATATTGCACGGTCCTACGACGAGCGTCTGGTGGAGCCGGCACTGCGACCTTTGGGTGTGCATTTACGCGACCTATTGTCGCAGGCCTGCTCTGTGGTGCTGGGGTTGACCGGCCAGTCGCAACTACTGGCACATAGCCCAGAGACGCTCGAATTCATTCGCCTGCGCAACACTTACCTCGACCCCTTGCACCTGTTGCAGGCCGAACTGCTGGCCCGCTCGCGGCAACAGGATGTTGCCCAAGGCAGCCCCGTGGAGCAGGCATTGCTGGTGTCTGTGGCGGGTATCGCCGCCGGATTGCGCAACACCGGCTAA
- the adk gene encoding adenylate kinase, whose amino-acid sequence MRVILLGAPGAGKGTQAKFITEKFGIPQISTGDMLRAAVKAGTELGIKAKSIMDAGGLVSDDLIIALVKDRIAQSDCAKGFLFDGFPRTIPQAEALVEAGVELDHVVEIAVDDEEIVQRIAGRRVHEPSGRVYHTVYNPPKLAGKDDLTGEELVQRKDDTEETVRHRLSVYHSQTKPLVDFYQKLSAKTGGKPKYSHIPGVGSVDAITGKVLEALR is encoded by the coding sequence ATGCGCGTCATTCTGCTGGGAGCTCCCGGGGCCGGTAAAGGTACTCAGGCAAAGTTCATCACCGAAAAATTCGGTATCCCGCAAATCTCCACCGGCGACATGCTGCGTGCAGCGGTCAAGGCCGGCACCGAGCTGGGCATCAAGGCCAAGAGCATCATGGATGCCGGCGGCCTGGTGTCGGATGACCTGATCATTGCCCTGGTCAAGGATCGCATCGCTCAATCCGACTGCGCCAAGGGTTTCCTCTTCGACGGTTTCCCGCGCACCATTCCACAGGCCGAAGCCCTGGTGGAAGCCGGCGTGGAGCTGGATCACGTCGTTGAAATCGCCGTCGACGACGAAGAGATCGTCCAGCGCATCGCCGGGCGTCGTGTCCACGAGCCGTCGGGTCGCGTCTACCACACCGTCTATAACCCGCCGAAACTCGCCGGCAAGGACGACCTCACCGGTGAAGAGCTGGTGCAGCGCAAGGACGACACCGAAGAAACCGTGCGTCATCGCCTGTCGGTCTACCATTCCCAGACCAAGCCGCTGGTGGACTTCTACCAGAAGCTGTCCGCCAAGACCGGCGGCAAGCCCAAGTACAGCCACATCCCGGGCGTCGGCTCGGTCGATGCGATCACCGGCAAGGTGCTTGAAGCGCTGCGCTGA